In Populus trichocarpa isolate Nisqually-1 chromosome 16, P.trichocarpa_v4.1, whole genome shotgun sequence, a genomic segment contains:
- the LOC112324531 gene encoding serine carboxypeptidase-like 45 yields MKSSSGSQTDGGLKQKVEIKIQSSGTRTLVNGLAQGLRLNTTVPYRTWFQGKQVAGWTQVYGDILSFATIRGASHRAPFSQPNRSIVLFNAFLEGKQLPQAL; encoded by the exons ATGAAATCAAGCTCGGGCTCTCAAACAGATGGTGGGCTCAAACAGAAAG TGGAGATCAAGATTCAGTCGTCTGGAACAAGGACACTAGTGAATGGATTAGCACAGGGGTTGAGACTAAACACAACTGTTCCTTACAGAACCTGGTTCCAGGGAAAACAG GTTGCTGGGTGGACACAAGTATATGGTGATATATTATCTTTTGCAACCATTAGAGGAGCATCACATAGAGCTCCATTTTCACAGCCAAATAGGTCTATTGTGTTGTTTAATGCATTCTTGGAAGGAAAGCAACTACCACAAGCCCTATAG
- the LOC7464091 gene encoding uncharacterized protein LOC7464091 has translation MSTKGATQLEPWCDLRNKVVLVTGASSGLGKDFCLDLAKAGCRILAAARRVDRLKSLCDEINQMSLSFPTSSSTAEVDIQPRAVAVELDVSADGNTIDKCVQKAWDAFGGIDALVNNAGVRGTVRDPLELSEEEWNHVIRTNTTGTWLVSKAVCIRMRDSKRGGSVINIASIAGLNRGQLPGGIHYVASKTGVNAISKVMAMELGAYKIRVNSISPGLFKSEITQGLMQKDWLSNVALKTVPLRTFGTADPALTSLARYLIHDSSEYVTGNNFIVDAGATLPGVPLFSSL, from the exons atgtcaaccaAAGGAGCAACCCAGTTGGAGCCATGGTGTGATTTAAGGAACAAAGTGGTTCTAGTAACTGGTGCATCATCTGGTTTAGGCAAGGACTTTTGTCTTGACTTGGCTAAAGCTGGTTGCAGGATTTTAGCAGCAGCTCGTCGTGTAGATCGTTTAAAGTCTTTATGTGATGAAATCAATCAGATGAGTTTGTCTTTCCCTACTTCCTCCTCAACAGCTGAGGTGGATATTCAGCCGCGAGCGGTGGCGGTGGAGTTGGATGTTTCTGCTGATGGAAACACTATTGATAAGTGTGTACAGAAAGCTTGGGATGCTTTTGGTGGGATTGATGCCTTGGTTAATAATGCTGGTGTTAGAG GAACTGTAAGGGATCCATTGGAATTGTCTGAGGAGGAATGGAATCATGTTATAAGAACGAACACGACAGGAACTTGGCTGGTTTCGAAGGCTGTTTGTATACGAATGCGTGATTCGAAACGAGGAGGATCAGTGATTAATATAGCTTCTATTGCTGGTCTTAATCGTGGACAATTGCCTGGAGGCATTCACTACGTTGCTTCAAAGACAGGCGTGAACGCCATTTCAAAG GTCATGGCTATGGAATTGGGAGCATACAAAATCAGAGTGAACTCAATATCACCCGGACTTTTCAAATCGGAGATCACACAGGGCCTTATGCAGAAGGACTGGCTCAGTAATGTTGCTCTGAAAACAGTCCCTTTGAGAACATTTGGCACAGCAGATCCAGCATTAACATCACTTGCTCGCTACCTAATCCACGATTCTTCAGAATATGTGACAGGCAACAATTTCATCGTCGATGCTGGGGCAACCCTACCAGGAGTCCCTCTATTCTCTTCCCTTTGA